The proteins below come from a single Xiphophorus couchianus chromosome 20, X_couchianus-1.0, whole genome shotgun sequence genomic window:
- the rnf123 gene encoding E3 ubiquitin-protein ligase RNF123 isoform X3, whose product MSTKGGVTALPRRNYRLASDMDKPRSTGIVNEKLLSDYLHHVFPSTKPGPTVASLRKPLGFQDLSSHLEKLLSEGETPAELKDPSAEGRLGPQPVVLDHTSGFEGLLFVDDDLLGVIGHSNFSSIRATTCVFQGKWAYEVLISSQGLMQIGWCTLSCRFNQEEGVGDTPDSYAYDGNRVRKWNVTTTNYGKSWAAGDIVSCLIDLDEGTITFCLNGQSLGTAFSSIKTGPGVAYFPAISLSFKESVAFNFGSRPLRYPADGYLPLQDPPTADLLKAHRLLGYIKNVLSTSIDAQEEKLLEKDSAVWRLQGDPTVLITLAHIFNVFAPLMCKVYLVEDVLMNFLLGILEGGGSVDEHPLIQQLLDLFWLLMEDHEVNECLKQLMMSLLRAYRFSPIIPDLGFQIHYLRLTTAILRHEKSRKYLLNNVLFDVLRSVVFFYIKTPLRVKEAGLEELIPTTWWPTHFDKEGKDEREPKDESSDERLRRRAYERGCQRLKKRIEVVEDLQVQILRLLLNNKDKNTGEASRYIFLNKFRKFLQENASNRGHPTALCPPEYMVCFLHRLITAVRSSWDEGSRKSPSSLSSEDAYVPPQLFYNGKVDYFDLQRLGGLLSHLKKTLKDDLATKANIVIDPAEIQATSMDDLDEDEESGATQRPFGAAAMGGALARPSWLSSPTLGRANRFLSTAAVSLMTPRRPLSQPEKVKVRTLAVEQRTEEDIEGSHGNDGLLLGRPQEEPDQPITDKSLLEIIDGIVMMYNLSVHQQLGKMVVVADEVHEYAVALKDTEEKIDRCPARRADILDELQKSQKVFAEKLNHLSRRLAWINATIYSKEKMLDVYWLLCVCIRTIEHADNTALLFAFTPEFYLSVAMNAYSALKNYFSPANSMDELPGYEETLTQLAAILAKHFADPRIVGTDIKDSLMQALASYVCYPQSLRAVERIPEEQRVAMMRNLLAPYEQRPWAQTNWILVRLWRGCGFGYRYTRLPHLLKTKPEDANLPSLQRDLSIASFQSKFSWLVCVCVCVGVCVVVLCVCGRVCVVVLCVCALSIVFSACAALSAAGFLFSGSDRG is encoded by the exons ATGAGCACAAAGGGAGGAGTCACAGCTTTGCCGCGCAGGAACTACAGACTGGCCTCAGACATGGACAAACCCAGATCCACAG GTATTGTGAACGAGAAGCTGCTGAGCGACTACCTGCACCACGTGTTTCCCTCCACCAAGCCGGGGCCGACCGTCGCCTCGCTCAG GAAGCCTCTTGGTTTCCAGGACCTGAGCTCACACCTGGAGAAGCTTCTGTCTGAAGGAGAAACACCTGCAGAGCTCAAAG ATCCGTCTGCAGAGGGCCGTCTGGGTCCTCAGCCCGTGGTTCTGGACCACACCAGCGGCTTTGAGGGCCTCTTGTTCGTGGACGACGACTTGCTGGGG GTGATTGGCCACAGCAACTTCAGTTCCATCAGAGCCACCACCTGCGTTTTTCAAG GGAAATGGGCCTACGAGGTTCTGATCTCCTCTCAGGGTCTGATGCAGATCGGCTGGTGCACTCTGAGCTGTCGCTTCAACCAGGag GAAGGGGTCGGGGACACGCCGGACTCGTACGCCTATGATGGAAACCGGGTCAGAAAGTGGAACGTAACGACCACCAACTACGGAAAG TCGTGGGCGGCTGGAGACATCGTCAGCTGTCTGATCGACCTGGATGAAGGAACCATCACCTTCTGCCT GAATGGCCAGTCTCTGGGGACGGCCTTCAGCAGCATCAAGACGGGTCCCGGCGTGGCGTACTTCCCGGCCATCAGCCTCTCCTTCAAAGAGTCGGTGGCGTTTAACTTCGGCAGCCGGCCGCTCAG GTACCCGGCTGATGGCTACCTGCCGCTGCAGGACCCCCCCACCGCAGACCTGCTGAAGGCCCACAGGCTGCTGGGATACATCAAGAACGTCCTGTCCACCTCCATCGACGCTCAG GAAGAGAAGCTGCTGGAGAAAGACTCCGCCGTCTGGAGGCTCCAGGGAGATCCGACCGTTCTCATCACTCTGGCTCACATCTTCAACGTCTTCGCTCCGCTCATG TGTAAGGTCTACCTGGTGGAGGATGTGCTGATGAACTTCCTGCTGGGAATCCTGGAAGGAGGCGGTTCTGTGGATGAACATCCGCTcatccagcagctgctggaccTCTTCTGGCTGCTGATGGAG GACCACGAGGTGAACGAGTGCCTGAAGCAGCTCATGATGTCCCTGCTGAGGGCGTACCGCTTCTCTCCCATCATCCCGGACCTGGGCTTCCAG ATCCACTATCTGCGTCTGACCACGGCCATCCTGCGCCACGAGAAGTCCAGGAAGTACCTGCTCAACAACGTCCT GTTCGACGTTCTGCGTTCAGTGGTCTTCTTCTACATCAAGACTCCTCTGAGAGTCAAGGAGGCGGGGCTGGAGGAGCTGATCCCGACCACCTGGTGGCCCACACACTTCGACAAAGAG ggaAAAGATGAGCGAGAACCCAAAGATGAGAGTTCAGACGAGCGTCTGAGGCGCCGAGCGTACGAGAGAGGCTGCCAGCGGCTGAAGAAGAGGATCGAAG TGGTGGAGGACCTGCAGGTCCAGATCCTCAGGCTGCTGCTCAACAACAAGGACAAAAATACG GGAGAAGCTTCTCGTTACATTTTCCTCAACAAGTTCAGGAAGTTCCTGCAGGAGAACGCCAGCAACCGAGGG catCCCACAGCTCTGTGTCCTCCAGAATACATGGTGTGTTTCCTGCACCGCCTCATCACCGCCGTGCGGAGCAGCTGGGACGAAGGCAGCAGGAAGAGTCCCAGCAGCCTCAGCAGCGAAG ACGCCTATGTTCCTCCTCAGCTCTTCTACAACGGGAAGGTGGATTACTTTGACCTGCAGAGACTGGGAGGACTCCTGTCCCACCTGAAGAAGACTCTTAAAG ACGACCTCGCCACTAAGGCCAACATTGTCATTGACCCCGCGGAGATCCAGGCCACGTCGATGGACGACCTGGACGAAGACGAGGAGAGCGGAGCCACTCAG AGGCCTTTCGGAGCAGCGGCGATGGGCGGTGCGCTGGCCCGACCCAGCTGGTTGAGTTCTCCCACTCTGGGCCGGGCCAACCGGTTCCTTAGCACGGCGGCCGTCAGCCTGATGACGCCGCGGCGGCCGCTGTCCCAGCCGGAGAAGGTGAAGGTTCGGACGCTGGCGGTGGAGCAGCGCACCGAGGAAGACA TCGAGGGTAGCCACGGAAACGACGGCCTGTTGCTGGGGCGACCCCAGGAGGAGCCCgaccagccaatcacagacaAGTCTCTGCTGGAGATCATCGACGGCATCGTGATGATGTACAACCTGAGCGTCCATCAGCAGCTGGGGAAG ATGGTGGTGGTGGCAGACGAGGTCCATGAGTACGCTGTGGCTCTGAAGGACACCGAGGAGAAGATCGATCGCTGCCCCGCCAGA CGCGCAGACATCCTGGACGAGCTGCAGAAAAGCCAGAAGGTTTTTGCAGAGAAGCTGAACCATCTGAGCCGCCGGCTGGCCTGGATCAACGCCACCATCTACTCCAAG gagAAGATGCTGGACGTCTACTGGCTGCTGTGCGTCTGCATCCGGACCATCGAGCATGCCGACAACACGGCGTTGCTGTTCGCCTTCACGCCGGAGTTCTACCTCAGCGTGGCCATGAACGCCTACAGCGCCCTGAAGAACTACTTCAGCCCCGCCAACAGCATGGACGAGCTGCCAG gttacGAGGAAACGCTGACTCAGCTCGCCGCCATCCTCGCCAAGCACTTTGCGGACCCACGCATCGTTGGGACAG ATATCAAAGATTCCCTGATGCAGGCGCTGGCCAGCTACGTCTGTTACCCACAATCCCTCAGGGCGGTGGAGAGGATCCCAGAGGAGCA GCGAGTGGCCATGATGAGGAACCTTCTGGCTCCGTATGAGCAGAGACCCTGGGCTCAGACCAACTGGATCCTGGTCAGACTCTGGAGG GGCTGCGGGTTCGGCTACAGGTACACCCGCCTGCCTCACCTGCTGAAGACCAAACCCGAGGACGCCAACCTGCCCAGCCTGCAGA GAGATCTGTCGATTGCTAGTTTCCAGAGTAAGTTCTCttggcttgtgtgtgtgtgtgtgtgtgtcggggtgtgtgttgtggtgctgtgtgtgtgtgggcgtgtatgTGTTGtggtactgtgtgtgtgtgcgctgtCCATCGTGTTTAGTGCATGCGCTGCATTATCTGCAGCAGGGTTTCTCTTCAGCGGTTCAGACAGAGGATGA